The following are from one region of the Alicyclobacillus fastidiosus genome:
- the mtaB gene encoding tRNA (N(6)-L-threonylcarbamoyladenosine(37)-C(2))-methylthiotransferase MtaB, with product MPTVAFHTLGCKVNFYDTEGIWQVFKHHGYTQVPFEETADVYVVNTCTVTGSGDKKSRQMIRRAVRTNPDSVVVVTGCYAQIAPDEIARIEGVDLVIGNDKKSKIVEYVEAVRREQHPFLVVDNILKTREFEELDVPFFEERTRANLKIQDGCNNFCTFCIIPWARGLIRSRAPEKIVTQATKLARAGYREIILTGIHTGGYGADLDGYRLAHLLKDLEGVPGLHRVRISSIEASEIDDELIEVLAESTQVVNHLHIPLQAASDPVLKKMNRHYTVQQFADKLAKLREALPQLAVTSDVIVGFPGETDEQFEETYEFVKRERFSELHVFPYSKRKGTPAAKFADQVPEDVKHTRVERLIELSRRLTAEYAASFVGKEIEVIAEHPVQMADEATKAQLSQHALADRIVVGHASNYLKVAFTVPQGRDLTSVIGEVSSVRIDETSSTLQIGTFASLVTVPEETEERLRRMTS from the coding sequence GTGCCGACGGTCGCGTTTCATACGCTTGGCTGCAAGGTCAACTTTTACGATACAGAAGGGATCTGGCAGGTGTTTAAGCACCACGGCTACACGCAAGTTCCGTTTGAAGAAACGGCCGACGTGTATGTCGTCAACACCTGTACGGTGACGGGGAGCGGCGACAAGAAGAGCCGTCAGATGATTCGCCGTGCGGTGCGGACCAATCCCGATTCAGTCGTCGTGGTGACGGGGTGCTACGCCCAAATCGCGCCTGACGAAATCGCGCGGATCGAAGGTGTCGATCTCGTCATCGGCAACGACAAGAAATCAAAAATCGTCGAGTACGTGGAAGCGGTGCGGCGCGAGCAGCATCCGTTCCTCGTCGTCGACAACATCCTCAAGACGCGAGAGTTCGAGGAACTCGACGTGCCGTTCTTCGAAGAACGCACGCGGGCGAACTTAAAAATTCAGGATGGCTGCAACAACTTCTGCACGTTTTGCATCATTCCGTGGGCTCGCGGTCTGATCCGCAGCCGTGCACCTGAGAAAATCGTCACGCAGGCGACGAAGCTCGCTCGCGCTGGCTACCGCGAGATCATCCTCACGGGTATCCACACGGGCGGCTATGGAGCAGATCTCGACGGCTATCGCCTCGCCCACCTGCTTAAAGATCTGGAAGGCGTTCCGGGGTTGCACCGCGTGCGTATCAGTTCGATTGAGGCCAGCGAGATCGACGACGAGTTGATTGAAGTCCTGGCGGAATCGACGCAAGTGGTCAATCACCTGCACATTCCCTTGCAGGCGGCGAGCGACCCTGTGCTCAAGAAGATGAATCGGCATTACACGGTTCAGCAGTTCGCTGATAAGTTGGCGAAGCTTCGCGAGGCCTTGCCGCAACTCGCGGTGACGAGTGACGTCATCGTGGGGTTCCCTGGGGAGACCGATGAGCAGTTCGAAGAGACGTACGAATTTGTCAAGCGCGAGCGGTTTTCCGAGCTGCACGTGTTTCCGTATTCCAAGCGCAAGGGCACGCCTGCGGCGAAGTTCGCAGATCAGGTGCCGGAGGACGTCAAGCACACTCGAGTGGAACGGCTCATCGAACTGTCGAGGCGACTCACAGCGGAATACGCGGCTTCATTTGTCGGCAAGGAGATTGAAGTCATTGCCGAACACCCGGTGCAGATGGCGGACGAGGCGACAAAAGCACAGCTGTCGCAGCACGCCCTGGCTGACAGAATCGTGGTGGGGCACGCCTCGAACTACCTAAAGGTGGCGTTCACAGTGCCGCAAGGCCGCGATTTGACGTCTGTGATCGGCGAGGTTTCCAGTGTGCGAATCGACGAGACCAGCTCCACGCTGCAGATCGGGACGTTCGCATCGCTCGTGACGGTTCCAGAGGAGACAGAAGAGCGCTTGAGGAGGATGACATCATGA
- the deoC gene encoding deoxyribose-phosphate aldolase has translation MKRSIERAAGGIVVRGKGEQREVLLIDDAYGRVTFPKGHLEAGENWEAAAVREVLEETGVETRILAPLGRVEYPIVRDGRPVRKQVRFFLLEAIDSDTTPKHQAEEVRAAYFSPMDEAEQKHGKEGYENWSFVFRKARAVLAWLDGDFEQRWRQISNDARPEELGEVWQFARPVVEELIAACRDELTTVMPELTQPPAQKVELPREGIGVEEVRAAVEHTLLKPEASVVDVENLCREASEHRFPLVCINPQHVGSAAAFLADSETDVCTVIGFPLGATSPEGLAAEVVEMAAKGAREIDMVIPVGSMVEDDVWTVYQHVARVVRTAQSLHPRPEIKVILETSALTFDQVIKSSLVSIAAGADYIKTSTGFHKGGAVVADVSAMAMIAGRVGKVKASGGVRTQIAAINMLSYGASRLGTSSGVKLVR, from the coding sequence ATGAAGAGGAGCATAGAGCGGGCGGCAGGCGGTATCGTCGTTCGCGGTAAGGGCGAACAGCGAGAGGTACTGTTGATTGACGATGCCTACGGCCGCGTCACGTTCCCGAAGGGGCACCTGGAGGCGGGTGAAAATTGGGAGGCTGCTGCCGTCCGCGAGGTCCTCGAGGAGACGGGCGTGGAAACACGCATTCTCGCGCCGCTCGGCCGCGTCGAGTACCCGATCGTGCGAGACGGTCGCCCAGTTCGCAAACAAGTGCGGTTTTTCTTGCTCGAAGCCATCGACAGTGACACGACGCCTAAGCATCAGGCCGAGGAAGTTCGGGCCGCCTATTTCTCGCCGATGGATGAGGCTGAACAAAAGCACGGCAAAGAAGGATACGAGAATTGGTCGTTCGTCTTTCGCAAGGCGCGGGCCGTACTCGCGTGGCTGGACGGCGACTTCGAACAGCGCTGGAGGCAGATTTCCAACGATGCTCGCCCTGAGGAACTTGGCGAGGTGTGGCAGTTTGCGCGACCAGTCGTCGAAGAGCTGATTGCCGCCTGCCGAGACGAGTTGACGACCGTCATGCCGGAGCTTACGCAACCGCCAGCGCAAAAGGTCGAACTGCCACGCGAGGGCATCGGGGTGGAGGAAGTTCGCGCTGCTGTCGAACACACGCTATTGAAGCCGGAAGCGTCCGTCGTCGACGTCGAGAACCTGTGTCGAGAAGCGAGTGAACATCGCTTTCCTTTGGTTTGCATCAATCCGCAGCACGTGGGTTCTGCCGCAGCGTTTCTCGCTGATAGTGAGACCGACGTGTGTACGGTGATCGGCTTCCCGCTTGGCGCGACATCTCCGGAAGGACTCGCGGCAGAGGTCGTCGAAATGGCGGCAAAGGGCGCTCGGGAGATCGACATGGTGATTCCGGTGGGATCGATGGTGGAGGACGACGTCTGGACAGTCTACCAGCACGTGGCGCGCGTGGTTCGCACGGCACAGTCGCTGCATCCGCGGCCGGAGATCAAGGTGATTCTCGAAACCAGCGCATTGACGTTTGACCAGGTGATCAAGAGCTCACTCGTCTCGATCGCGGCGGGCGCCGATTACATCAAGACCTCCACAGGATTCCACAAGGGCGGAGCAGTCGTCGCGGATGTCAGCGCGATGGCGATGATCGCTGGGCGCGTAGGCAAGGTCAAGGCGTCTGGCGGCGTGCGTACGCAAATTGCCGCGATCAATATGCTGTCCTATGGGGCAAGCCGCCTCGGTACCAGTTCAGGCGTGAAGCTCGTCCGGTAA
- a CDS encoding GatB/YqeY domain-containing protein has protein sequence MELLERLNQDLKQAMKDKNKVRLSVIRMVKSATKNREIELGHPLSEEDVLSVVQKELKQRKDSLQAFQDANRTDLAETVEQEILVLQDYLPEQLDEQALRDIVTQVIEQVGAKSKADMGKVMGQLMPLVRGRADGKAVQLVVQSLLS, from the coding sequence GTGGAATTGCTTGAACGTCTGAATCAAGATTTGAAACAGGCGATGAAGGACAAGAACAAAGTTCGTTTGTCCGTTATACGGATGGTAAAATCCGCTACGAAGAACCGAGAGATCGAGCTCGGGCATCCTCTTTCTGAAGAAGACGTCCTGTCCGTCGTTCAGAAGGAGTTGAAGCAACGCAAAGATTCCCTCCAAGCGTTCCAAGATGCGAATCGAACGGATTTAGCTGAAACCGTCGAGCAAGAAATCCTGGTCCTACAAGATTACCTGCCAGAGCAACTGGACGAACAAGCACTGCGCGACATCGTGACCCAGGTCATCGAGCAAGTAGGCGCTAAGTCGAAAGCGGACATGGGAAAAGTCATGGGTCAACTGATGCCGCTCGTGCGTGGGCGTGCAGACGGCAAGGCAGTTCAACTCGTGGTCCAGTCTCTGCTGTCATAA
- a CDS encoding Na/Pi symporter, giving the protein MWANVLAVVLSLVAFIGGLKLMRRGLEGMAEGRLARWIERLAKTPTRGILTGTATTALLQSSAALTAITVGLVAGKSLTFRSGLGLVLGANVGSTITPQMLNLNLWVIVLPSLVLGALAVLTRRPSLRRPGEALIGFACIFIALQALKVSLHPLTTSAWFTHALAVAGGHIALAMVVGCITSAIVQSSTAVTILTMTMASAGLIPMTGAVAIVLGANVGTCLTSVIAAIGESRQAQQVALAHVILNVLGALAFLPLIGPFTTTVSWLSADPAQLIANAHTIFNIICTLVVWPFTRQFATMIERLLPDELHA; this is encoded by the coding sequence ATGTGGGCAAATGTACTGGCCGTAGTCCTGTCTCTCGTGGCGTTTATCGGCGGTTTAAAACTGATGCGCCGCGGCCTGGAGGGAATGGCCGAGGGGCGACTCGCGCGCTGGATCGAGCGGCTGGCCAAGACGCCCACGCGCGGTATTCTCACGGGTACGGCGACGACGGCCCTCCTGCAGAGCAGCGCGGCACTCACGGCCATCACGGTGGGACTCGTCGCCGGCAAGAGCCTGACGTTTCGCAGCGGGCTTGGCCTCGTCCTCGGCGCTAACGTCGGCTCCACCATTACACCGCAAATGTTAAATTTAAACCTCTGGGTGATCGTCCTGCCGAGTCTCGTCCTCGGTGCACTGGCCGTGCTCACCCGCAGGCCGTCCCTGCGTCGTCCAGGCGAGGCGCTCATTGGCTTCGCATGTATCTTTATCGCGTTGCAAGCGCTCAAGGTCTCACTACACCCACTGACGACCAGCGCTTGGTTCACACACGCACTCGCGGTCGCCGGTGGTCACATCGCCCTGGCGATGGTCGTCGGATGCATCACAAGTGCTATCGTGCAGTCCTCGACGGCGGTGACCATCCTGACGATGACCATGGCCAGCGCCGGTCTCATTCCGATGACAGGAGCGGTCGCCATCGTCCTCGGCGCCAACGTCGGCACCTGCCTGACCTCCGTCATCGCAGCCATCGGCGAGTCGCGGCAGGCACAACAAGTGGCGCTCGCCCACGTCATCTTAAACGTCCTCGGGGCGCTTGCCTTCCTGCCGCTCATCGGTCCCTTCACTACCACCGTCAGTTGGCTCAGCGCAGACCCAGCACAGCTTATCGCCAACGCTCACACCATCTTCAATATCATATGCACACTCGTGGTTTGGCCGTTTACGCGCCAATTCGCCACGATGATCGAACGCCTCTTACCGGACGAGCTTCACGCCTGA
- the rpsU gene encoding 30S ribosomal protein S21 translates to MSEIRLRKNESLDSALRRFKKQTAKDGVLAEARKRSHYEKPSVARKKKAEAARKNKRRGF, encoded by the coding sequence ATGTCGGAAATCCGGTTACGCAAGAATGAATCACTGGACAGCGCACTTCGTCGGTTTAAGAAACAGACGGCGAAGGACGGGGTGCTGGCCGAGGCTCGCAAGCGTTCGCACTACGAAAAACCTAGTGTTGCGCGCAAGAAGAAAGCGGAAGCAGCTCGCAAAAACAAGCGTCGCGGCTTCTAA
- a CDS encoding YabP/YqfC family sporulation protein: protein MPGWKSRLKQSATEMLKLPPDALLDVSRVTCVDGKNVVVENARRLLKVESEEVTLDLGDHILALHGHDFEIILVTDREVHVKGQVARLEYMAHGRDVP from the coding sequence ATGCCTGGATGGAAATCACGCCTGAAACAATCGGCGACAGAGATGCTCAAATTGCCCCCTGACGCACTCCTGGATGTGTCCCGCGTCACTTGCGTCGACGGCAAGAATGTGGTGGTGGAAAACGCTCGACGGCTGTTGAAGGTCGAATCGGAGGAAGTCACACTCGATCTCGGCGATCACATCCTCGCCCTCCACGGCCACGATTTTGAGATCATCCTCGTCACAGACAGAGAGGTTCACGTCAAGGGGCAAGTGGCGAGGTTGGAATATATGGCACATGGACGGGATGTACCATGA
- a CDS encoding 16S rRNA (uracil(1498)-N(3))-methyltransferase produces MLPRVFLDVPGGVSRVVTLVGEDGHHFARVLRVQSGEPLVVVTQEGPWLGEISAVAKDSVDVCLKQPYARAEPQCEVVVVQGLAKGDKMETIVQKCTEVGAALFVLYQADRSVVKLAGKVEAKLARWQKVAQEAAMQAQRDKVPVIRYEPKLAQLCESLIAEGVEQLVVLDEAEDAIGLTTALSRVPMEGDRQVKRALFVGPEGGWSDAERDYFASCEKACLVTLGPRILRTETAGVVGLAVTLAHFGDMGG; encoded by the coding sequence ATGCTGCCGCGCGTGTTTCTCGACGTACCAGGAGGCGTGTCGCGCGTGGTCACGCTCGTGGGGGAAGATGGACACCACTTTGCCCGGGTGCTTCGCGTGCAAAGCGGCGAACCCTTGGTCGTGGTCACGCAAGAAGGACCGTGGCTCGGCGAGATCTCGGCCGTGGCGAAAGACTCTGTCGACGTGTGCCTGAAACAGCCGTACGCCCGGGCAGAGCCCCAGTGTGAGGTGGTCGTGGTTCAAGGCCTAGCCAAAGGTGATAAGATGGAGACGATTGTGCAGAAGTGCACGGAAGTCGGCGCCGCCCTGTTCGTCCTCTATCAGGCGGACAGGTCCGTGGTGAAATTGGCTGGCAAGGTTGAAGCGAAGCTCGCACGTTGGCAGAAGGTGGCGCAGGAGGCGGCTATGCAGGCGCAACGCGACAAGGTTCCTGTCATCCGCTACGAGCCTAAGCTCGCACAGTTATGCGAAAGCCTGATTGCCGAGGGCGTCGAACAGCTTGTCGTCCTCGACGAGGCAGAAGATGCTATCGGCCTTACCACGGCGTTGTCCAGGGTGCCAATGGAAGGCGACAGGCAAGTAAAGCGTGCGCTGTTCGTCGGTCCGGAGGGCGGATGGAGCGACGCGGAGCGCGACTATTTTGCGTCCTGTGAGAAAGCGTGCCTGGTGACGCTCGGACCGCGCATTTTGCGCACCGAGACGGCTGGCGTGGTCGGACTCGCAGTGACACTTGCGCATTTTGGGGACATGGGAGGTTGA
- the prmA gene encoding 50S ribosomal protein L11 methyltransferase gives MHWWQVQFNVTHEASDAVAGLLQEFPDIQGVQLEGIGNVHVPHPEYGEWFDEMVVPTEGVTVFVYFPETHEPGDIRSRVLAVVDKVSEAGLDVGPLAREIRVESVDDSSWLNAWKEHYHPIPVGDNLVIVPVWNQHDLPAELRSRKRIIVEPGMAFGTGTHQTTQLCTAALAQLDLSDRAVLDVGTGTGILAIAAARLGARRVTAIDIDPVAVDAARDNVARNDLSDQITVQEGNLLAGYQQGAKFDVAVANILRDIVILLLPQVAQRLNTGGYLLTSGYIDTQAPAVEEALAQHGFHICERYQQDDWVATLAVKA, from the coding sequence GTTCCCTGACATCCAAGGCGTACAGCTTGAAGGCATCGGCAACGTGCACGTGCCGCACCCGGAGTATGGGGAATGGTTTGACGAAATGGTCGTCCCGACAGAGGGCGTGACGGTTTTTGTGTATTTTCCCGAGACGCATGAGCCGGGCGACATTCGCTCGCGCGTCCTTGCCGTCGTGGACAAAGTGTCTGAGGCGGGACTCGACGTCGGCCCGCTTGCGCGAGAGATTCGCGTGGAATCGGTAGACGACAGTTCCTGGCTAAACGCGTGGAAAGAGCATTATCACCCGATTCCAGTCGGGGATAACCTGGTCATCGTGCCGGTCTGGAACCAACACGACCTACCAGCTGAACTGCGGTCGCGAAAGCGGATTATCGTGGAACCAGGCATGGCTTTTGGCACTGGGACGCACCAGACGACCCAATTGTGCACGGCTGCGTTGGCGCAACTGGATTTGAGCGATCGAGCAGTGCTCGATGTCGGAACTGGGACAGGCATTCTAGCCATCGCGGCAGCGCGCCTAGGGGCGCGGCGCGTCACGGCCATCGATATCGATCCGGTCGCAGTCGACGCCGCCCGCGACAACGTCGCTCGAAATGACCTGTCCGACCAGATTACGGTACAAGAGGGCAATTTGCTTGCAGGTTACCAGCAAGGCGCGAAATTCGACGTCGCCGTGGCGAACATTCTGCGCGACATCGTCATCCTGCTTCTGCCACAGGTGGCACAGCGCCTGAATACAGGGGGTTACTTGCTGACGTCTGGATATATTGACACGCAGGCACCGGCGGTTGAAGAGGCGTTGGCGCAACACGGATTTCATATTTGCGAGCGCTACCAGCAGGACGACTGGGTCGCGACGCTCGCGGTGAAGGCCTGA